The Astatotilapia calliptera chromosome 22, fAstCal1.2, whole genome shotgun sequence region taattttttattttatttaaaaaaaatgcattaacttaacataaaaaagtgaaaaagtggtTTCTCTGATGTTTGATTGGTATAAATGTAATGTTTAGAAATGCATACTGCGTATAAATACAGCAGTGCAATGACACATGTCGCAAGTTTTTGATAGAagacaacatgaaaaaaatgtgtcatttaaaaaattattttatgccTGATTCACATTTTCATTCCATTGTTTGACATTTACTTCTTACTTCTGTCATGTGAAATTTTGTTCATGTATGTTTTCATTCTGTCTCCCTGTGGAAATATgggactatatatatatatatatatatatataactctgTAGAGTTTAGAAACTAGAATATTGGTGAATATATCGAAAGAAATTTGAGAATAATTTGATTTTTGCACTATAAATGTCTTACCTTTTGACCTCTTAACCTAACCTATTGTTTAATTAcaattatcttatcttatcttatcttatcttatcttatcttatcttatcttatcagagTGCATTTTGGAAGAAGACACTGATTTAAAGCCAGGATGAACTTAACCTGACTGTAACTGTGGTTGTCTTGTACTGTGTATTTCAACAGCAGATGCACAGAGAATGTGTCCTGTGTTGCTATTGGTGGCTGTAATAGTAGTGGGCGTGGCCAGAGGAGCTGAAAGTCAATGCTGGGACCATCCCGTCTGTCAGGAGGTCAACTCAGAGAGGAGCATGATGgtaaacgcacacacactgaggcTGAACCAAAGCTGTGAAACTGCAGGCCAAGAAGAGCTGAGGATAAATAGTGAGAAGTGAGAAGTTTACCGTGCACAGATGATTTTAAGGGCCCAAGGTTGCATACAGACAGATTTGTCAGTGCTGCTGACCAAGTAGAATTACAGAGGTGATTCCACCATTCAGCGTTTCTGATCGATAACTGACGTCTTGATGTAAAATGTTatagaaatgacagaaaacgAGGAACAGAAGACCATAAATTCAAGGCCACAAACAAATCATTAATTTGATGCAGCATCATGATGGACTGTATATAAGAGATGAGTCACTGTGAAGTCATTTACTGGGTTTCACTGGTAGACTCAGCATGGGTGGGTTTTCATCCTGGGACGCCTGAACTCCCATCATTTGAGATTGGAGCAAAGGGAATTATGGGAAAACGTTATCATCTAAAATTTGGTCAGATGATAGCCTTTGATGGTTTGCACGTTTTGTCCTGCAGGAGTGTATTCAGCTTTGCCACTATGAAAACAACGAGAAGCCCATCATCCCTGGTGATGCCCACCTGCAGCCTCCTCCCCCATCGGGCCCTCTTTCTCTTTTACCTTTCCCTCCGcccttcttctcctctcctcagGCCAAACGCTCCTACTCCATGGAGCATTTCCGCTGGGGGAAGCCTGTTGGGCGAAAACGCCGCCCGATTAAAATCTATACCACCAACGGTCTGGAGGAGGAGTCGGCGGAGCTTTTCCCCGGTGAGATGAAAAAGCGGGAGCTCGCTGGTGAGATGATGAGGATGGACGATAACGAGGGGAAGTTAGCAGAGGGGGGCCAGGAGGAGGTGCCAGATGACAGCCATgagaaaaaagatgaaatgtACAAGATGAAGCACTTTCGCTGGGGCGGCCTGCCGGCAAGCAAGCGTTACGGCGGGTTCATGAAGAGCTGGGACGAGCGCAGCCAGAGGCCGCTGATCACGCTCTTCAAAAACGTCATCAACAAAGAAGcccaggaggagaagagggagcagtgaggagggagaaaagagGGAGGGATGGCGAGAAGACGAGCAGACAGAAAAGTTTTATTCACAACTGCAAACAAGTCCTGTGACTAAATACAAGATGTGTTTTTGGTCATCGCCACATTATGACAGGGTTATTAATCCACGAGCGCCACATGATGTAATACGTCCATGAGCAGGAAATATGAAATTATTTGAATACCCCAGTTTTCCAAGTTTTTGGATATTTTGATTCAAAACACGGTAACCACCAAATATTACCAGATCCAATCAGCCTTTCTGTACAAAACAACGTTGGGGCTGCTTTCCATTTGTTTGAGCTGAATAACCAACgaggagagaaaagaacaaaggGAAAGAGAGTGGTCTCATGTCACTCAGGTTAATAATGTTGTCTTATTCAGGGGTAAACAAGGAACAGTATCTTTCCCATCATGTTTGTAAGTCCCTGCCTCCCAGACTGATACACTGGACCTAACACAGAGTTCTCGATGCTTCAGAAGAGTCAGAACTTTCATTGAGGTCATTACACTGCTGTCATTATAATCCCCCAGAA contains the following coding sequences:
- the LOC113014663 gene encoding pro-opiomelanocortin-like, whose protein sequence is MCPVLLLVAVIVVGVARGAESQCWDHPVCQEVNSERSMMECIQLCHYENNEKPIIPGDAHLQPPPPSGPLSLLPFPPPFFSSPQAKRSYSMEHFRWGKPVGRKRRPIKIYTTNGLEEESAELFPGEMKKRELAGEMMRMDDNEGKLAEGGQEEVPDDSHEKKDEMYKMKHFRWGGLPASKRYGGFMKSWDERSQRPLITLFKNVINKEAQEEKREQ